The proteins below are encoded in one region of Bacillus vallismortis:
- a CDS encoding YmfQ family protein, whose translation MSKQDDMTAYLPPFLTSLKEMAELLKAEAPEFDQQNHSIFDLTDQLFVPTATWGLSRWEKILNVPRESGDTDEIRRLRLISKMSNIPPITYKAIEQAVNRFLKNPSAQVRLLPGEYRFNVDINVDDLQHMNELIEAIENMKPAHLAYTLRGGLNETLQIKDTVILNNRRYRTASELKVGYSVTLNNNEVVLT comes from the coding sequence TTGAGCAAACAAGATGACATGACAGCGTATCTGCCGCCGTTTCTCACCAGCCTGAAAGAAATGGCTGAGCTGTTGAAAGCGGAGGCGCCTGAGTTTGATCAACAGAATCACAGCATCTTTGATCTGACTGATCAGCTATTTGTGCCGACAGCGACATGGGGGCTCAGCCGCTGGGAAAAGATTTTAAACGTCCCGCGGGAATCAGGCGATACGGATGAGATCAGGCGACTGCGTCTCATTTCAAAAATGTCGAACATTCCGCCAATCACCTACAAGGCCATTGAGCAGGCGGTGAATCGTTTCTTGAAGAACCCCTCTGCACAGGTCCGCCTGCTGCCCGGCGAATACCGATTTAATGTGGATATCAATGTTGATGACCTTCAGCACATGAATGAGCTGATTGAAGCGATAGAAAACATGAAGCCCGCTCATTTGGCGTATACGCTCAGAGGCGGATTGAACGAGACGCTACAAATCAAAGACACAGTCATCCTGAATAACCGCAGATACCGAACAGCCAGTGAGCTGAAGGTCGGTTATTCGGTCACCCTTAACAACAATGAGGTGGTTTTAACTTGA
- a CDS encoding baseplate J/gp47 family protein — MFEEQTFENIMERMLNSISADIDTREGSVIYNALAPAAAELAKSYIWLDTVLELVFSDTAQGEFLDRRAAEAGIERTAATKAVRAGEFTSGVTIPVGSRFYVDHLYFQYTADGTLICETPGEAGNANLTGRNLLSLDTIPGLETAIVKEILIPGREEEGDDSLRERYFTRVRREAVSANKMHYKEWAEEVDGIGKAKIFPLWKGEGTVKIVVTNVNLEPASDILIQKVKDYIDPEPGQGEGQAPIGAYVTVESAVWKEVEISAEVLPEINHSIEEVKSEIKEGVLNLFKKMAFEENVIRLSQINNIVYNSPSVSDYSNIKINGTSENLVLSDVEIPKLGQVNIIEQTR, encoded by the coding sequence ATGTTTGAGGAGCAGACTTTTGAAAATATTATGGAACGCATGCTGAACAGCATTTCCGCAGATATTGACACAAGAGAAGGAAGCGTTATCTATAATGCGTTAGCTCCGGCGGCAGCCGAGCTTGCGAAGTCGTATATATGGCTGGACACCGTGCTCGAGCTGGTCTTTTCTGATACCGCCCAAGGCGAATTTTTAGACCGGCGCGCAGCGGAAGCGGGGATTGAACGGACAGCCGCGACAAAGGCGGTCAGAGCGGGAGAGTTTACGTCTGGCGTTACCATTCCTGTGGGCTCCCGCTTTTATGTGGATCATCTTTATTTTCAATATACGGCAGATGGAACGCTCATCTGTGAAACACCTGGTGAAGCGGGAAACGCCAATCTGACTGGACGCAATTTATTGTCGCTGGATACCATTCCCGGATTAGAGACAGCCATTGTTAAAGAAATCCTAATCCCGGGTCGAGAGGAAGAAGGAGACGACAGCCTAAGAGAACGGTATTTTACAAGAGTTCGGCGCGAGGCTGTCAGCGCTAACAAAATGCACTATAAAGAGTGGGCTGAAGAGGTGGACGGTATTGGGAAAGCAAAGATCTTTCCGCTTTGGAAGGGAGAGGGCACGGTCAAAATCGTCGTCACGAATGTGAATCTTGAGCCCGCTTCCGATATCTTGATACAAAAAGTGAAAGATTATATTGATCCTGAACCGGGACAGGGTGAGGGACAGGCGCCAATTGGAGCCTATGTCACAGTCGAAAGCGCGGTCTGGAAGGAAGTTGAGATTTCTGCCGAAGTGCTGCCTGAGATCAATCACTCAATTGAAGAAGTAAAGTCGGAAATCAAAGAGGGGGTTTTAAACCTCTTTAAGAAAATGGCGTTTGAAGAGAACGTCATCCGCCTTTCTCAAATTAACAATATCGTCTATAATTCACCGTCAGTCAGTGATTATTCCAATATTAAAATCAATGGAACCTCGGAAAATCTCGTGCTGAGCGACGTGGAAATTCCGAAGCTTGGGCAGGTGAACATCATTGAGCAAACAAGATGA
- a CDS encoding DUF2634 domain-containing protein has product MALTPEMEFEDFEDESDVIETSQTYKIDFVNGRITNELITGLEAIRQFVYIALQTERYSYSVYSHNVGNELQDVLTDHETTDAYKKMEIPRLIEEALVYDDRISAVTNFEIEKQGDAFHVSFVVETDEGALEIEEVIGADV; this is encoded by the coding sequence ATGGCCCTGACACCAGAAATGGAGTTTGAGGATTTTGAGGATGAAAGTGACGTCATTGAAACCTCGCAAACATACAAAATAGATTTTGTAAACGGAAGAATTACAAATGAACTGATTACCGGGCTTGAAGCGATCAGACAATTCGTGTATATCGCCTTACAAACAGAACGCTATTCGTATTCGGTGTACAGCCATAATGTCGGAAATGAGCTTCAGGACGTGCTGACAGACCATGAAACGACAGATGCCTATAAAAAAATGGAGATTCCGAGGCTAATTGAAGAGGCACTGGTTTATGACGACCGGATATCTGCTGTAACAAATTTTGAGATAGAAAAACAAGGTGATGCGTTTCATGTTTCCTTTGTGGTGGAGACAGATGAAGGGGCGCTTGAGATTGAGGAGGTGATTGGTGCAGATGTTTGA
- a CDS encoding DUF2577 family protein → MRLSEAIKHLAVGAVDAESPVELLPAEVVSVSPVEIKLKENSKLIIPADALIIPKRMKSGEDDALEPGDRVMTAALTGGQSFFILDKV, encoded by the coding sequence ATGAGATTAAGTGAGGCGATTAAACATTTGGCCGTCGGTGCAGTTGACGCTGAGTCTCCGGTGGAGCTGCTTCCGGCTGAGGTGGTTTCGGTTTCTCCTGTTGAAATCAAATTAAAAGAAAACAGCAAACTGATCATACCGGCTGACGCTCTCATCATCCCAAAACGGATGAAGTCCGGAGAAGATGATGCACTCGAGCCGGGGGATCGCGTCATGACCGCGGCTCTGACTGGCGGTCAATCGTTTTTTATTTTAGATAAAGTATAG
- a CDS encoding XkdQ/YqbQ family protein, with amino-acid sequence MIELFVIKDTEWLELVAESVSLEGHRYQAPRSIEATIVIKQGGQTYYSVTEGDTVLFKWKGKELFRGIVFARTPDEHTLAFSAYDMLQYLVKNKDVYVFSNQRADQMIRRIANDFQIPTTSIANTGHTIKSLVIKNDTTLYDIILKALKQTKSQTGRHYQLYSEKGKLGLRAWPDPSEVWVLETGVNITGYQYSTSINDTATRVVLRRQKDNKTYKASAKDSSGVNKYGVLQYTETVTDDINKAQLQQRADVRLAEKKGVKKELKNIQAVGIPEVRSGLPVYISIPEAGIKKTYWVDTDRHEFKGTKHTMTIDVVEKNTMPEGVS; translated from the coding sequence ATGATAGAACTGTTTGTCATTAAAGACACAGAGTGGCTCGAGCTAGTGGCAGAAAGCGTATCGCTGGAAGGCCACCGTTATCAGGCGCCTCGCTCTATAGAAGCGACCATCGTCATCAAACAGGGCGGCCAGACGTATTACAGCGTTACTGAGGGTGATACGGTCTTGTTTAAGTGGAAGGGAAAAGAGCTTTTTCGCGGCATTGTTTTTGCAAGAACACCGGACGAGCATACGCTTGCTTTTAGCGCGTATGATATGCTTCAATACTTGGTCAAAAATAAGGACGTGTACGTGTTCTCCAATCAGCGAGCCGACCAGATGATCAGGAGGATCGCCAATGATTTTCAAATACCGACAACCTCGATTGCGAACACAGGCCATACGATCAAAAGCCTCGTCATAAAAAATGATACGACCTTATATGACATCATATTGAAAGCGTTGAAACAGACGAAAAGCCAGACAGGGCGACATTATCAGCTGTATTCGGAAAAAGGAAAGCTCGGCTTGCGCGCTTGGCCAGATCCGTCGGAAGTATGGGTGCTGGAAACGGGTGTCAATATCACGGGCTACCAGTACAGCACTTCCATAAACGACACTGCTACACGGGTGGTGCTCCGCCGGCAGAAGGACAATAAGACGTATAAAGCGTCTGCCAAGGACAGTTCAGGCGTAAACAAATACGGTGTGCTTCAATATACAGAAACGGTCACAGATGACATCAACAAGGCTCAGCTGCAGCAGCGGGCAGATGTGCGCCTTGCTGAAAAAAAGGGCGTCAAAAAAGAGCTGAAAAATATACAGGCGGTCGGCATTCCGGAAGTAAGGAGCGGTTTGCCTGTCTATATATCCATTCCGGAGGCCGGGATCAAGAAAACCTACTGGGTAGATACGGACCGGCACGAATTTAAAGGAACGAAACATACGATGACCATTGATGTTGTCGAAAAGAATACCATGCCGGAAGGAGTGTCCTGA
- a CDS encoding LysM peptidoglycan-binding domain-containing protein has product MTKSVYEFWISQGKEKLRFPVLPEAIDIANSVQNDSVKITGLGELTFIEEPGAKEISFSSFFPKKYTPIAEYQNLPSPENAIAKIEKWMKAKKPVQFLITGTKINMTCSIESLKYSEGDKEIGDRDFDIVLKEYKTASPRKIKQKKKTKAKRPSKASPKTYTVKKGDTLWDIAGRFYGKSTQWRKIWNANKTAMIKRSKRNIRQPGHWIFPGQKLKIPQ; this is encoded by the coding sequence TTGACTAAGTCTGTTTATGAATTTTGGATATCACAGGGGAAGGAAAAGCTGCGGTTTCCTGTTCTTCCCGAAGCAATTGATATAGCAAATAGTGTACAGAATGACTCAGTAAAGATTACAGGTCTGGGAGAACTAACGTTTATTGAAGAACCTGGAGCGAAAGAAATTTCATTTTCTTCTTTTTTTCCAAAAAAGTATACACCGATAGCTGAATATCAAAATTTACCGTCTCCTGAGAATGCCATTGCGAAAATTGAAAAATGGATGAAGGCTAAAAAGCCTGTCCAATTTTTAATTACGGGAACAAAAATCAATATGACATGCAGCATTGAAAGCCTTAAATACAGTGAAGGGGACAAAGAGATAGGAGATAGGGATTTTGATATCGTCCTGAAAGAATACAAAACCGCTTCCCCCCGAAAAATCAAGCAGAAGAAAAAAACTAAGGCAAAACGCCCGTCGAAGGCGTCTCCCAAAACCTACACCGTAAAAAAGGGAGATACGCTGTGGGACATTGCCGGCAGGTTTTATGGGAAGAGCACGCAATGGCGCAAAATTTGGAACGCCAATAAAACTGCAATGATCAAACGGAGCAAACGGAACATCAGGCAGCCGGGGCACTGGATTTTTCCCGGCCAAAAATTAAAGATACCGCAATGA